In one window of Halomarina pelagica DNA:
- a CDS encoding NRAMP family divalent metal transporter, which yields MFDRLTRLREVARWMGPSWLAGAIAAGPATMASLLTAGAAFGYDLLWVVVLSAVLGTLAQYLSMRLGLLTERGIVAAVERHLGGGWAWVLVVDAVLAAGLAQLVIMKGLADVTAALTGIDARVAGVGWALVLAVGLAGGGYRVAELGAKVLVAGVVLAFVATLSAVPVDATAALGGLVPAVPDGGALLVAGILGGAVHVTLVTMHTYTVRARGWTREDHAAATLDVVGSMGVAFGAYSLAIFLVAASVLGGTPDVTAVAAGRALAPVAGASAEWLFLLGLLGAAVSTLGGNTVVPPYLVADRLGWDTDVEDPRYRALLAGTALASAAGAFLGGAFFPLLVLVIAFGLVATPFALAVVLYLLNDPAAVPSVNGRLANLAGGALLAIVVAVNVARLRERVALSGGAGALDLAVLAFAVVTGAATLLVLGKLWRRSYAPGRRRRTDSDSR from the coding sequence ATGTTCGACCGACTGACCCGACTCCGCGAGGTCGCACGGTGGATGGGTCCCTCGTGGCTCGCGGGGGCGATCGCGGCCGGCCCGGCGACGATGGCGAGCCTCCTGACGGCGGGGGCGGCGTTCGGCTACGACCTGCTCTGGGTCGTCGTCCTCTCGGCCGTCCTCGGCACCCTGGCGCAGTACCTCTCCATGCGTCTCGGCCTGCTGACCGAGCGCGGCATCGTCGCCGCCGTCGAGCGGCACCTCGGCGGCGGCTGGGCGTGGGTGCTCGTGGTCGACGCCGTCCTCGCCGCGGGGCTGGCGCAGCTCGTCATCATGAAGGGGCTCGCGGACGTGACGGCGGCGCTCACGGGGATCGACGCGCGGGTCGCGGGCGTCGGCTGGGCGCTCGTCCTCGCGGTCGGTCTCGCCGGCGGCGGGTACCGCGTCGCCGAACTCGGGGCGAAGGTGCTCGTCGCGGGCGTCGTGCTCGCGTTCGTCGCCACGCTGTCGGCGGTCCCGGTCGACGCGACGGCCGCCCTCGGCGGTCTCGTCCCCGCGGTCCCCGACGGCGGCGCGTTGCTCGTCGCGGGGATCCTCGGCGGGGCGGTCCACGTCACGCTCGTGACCATGCACACCTACACCGTCCGCGCCCGGGGGTGGACCCGCGAGGACCACGCCGCGGCGACGCTCGACGTGGTGGGGTCGATGGGCGTCGCCTTCGGCGCGTACAGCCTCGCCATCTTCCTCGTCGCCGCGAGCGTCCTCGGCGGGACCCCCGACGTCACGGCGGTCGCGGCCGGCCGCGCGCTCGCGCCCGTCGCGGGCGCGTCGGCGGAGTGGCTGTTCCTCCTCGGCCTGCTCGGCGCGGCCGTCTCGACGCTCGGCGGGAACACCGTCGTCCCGCCCTACCTCGTGGCCGACCGACTCGGCTGGGACACCGACGTGGAGGACCCCCGCTACCGCGCCCTGCTCGCCGGGACGGCGCTCGCCTCCGCCGCCGGCGCGTTCCTCGGCGGCGCGTTCTTTCCGCTGCTCGTGCTCGTCATCGCCTTCGGTCTCGTCGCGACGCCGTTCGCCCTCGCGGTCGTGCTCTACCTCCTCAACGACCCGGCGGCCGTCCCCTCGGTGAACGGCCGCCTCGCCAACCTCGCTGGCGGCGCGCTGCTGGCGATCGTCGTCGCGGTGAACGTCGCCCGACTGCGCGAGCGGGTCGCGCTCTCCGGCGGCGCGGGTGCGCTCGATCTGGCCGTGCTCGCGTTCGCGGTCGTCACCGGCGCGGCGACGCTCCTCGTACTGGGGAAGCTCTGGCGTCGATCGTACGCCCCCGGACGGCGTCGCCGGACCGATTCCGATTCGCGCTGA
- a CDS encoding DUF7545 family protein produces the protein MTTNDDTVLITIESPDGEDEVTLPSHLLDLLAEDGQSAAEVVGDLALMSCAQRIHATVAHGQGEADERLQAIEGTTMDLFEQRFGMSFGEATGHQH, from the coding sequence ATGACGACGAACGACGACACGGTCCTGATCACCATCGAATCGCCGGACGGCGAGGACGAAGTGACGCTCCCCTCCCACCTGCTCGACCTCCTCGCGGAGGACGGCCAGAGCGCCGCCGAGGTCGTCGGCGACCTCGCGCTCATGTCCTGCGCACAGCGCATCCACGCGACCGTCGCGCACGGCCAGGGCGAGGCCGACGAGCGACTACAGGCCATCGAGGGCACCACCATGGACCTCTTCGAGCAGCGCTTCGGGATGTCCTTCGGCGAGGCGACGGGACACCAGCACTAG
- a CDS encoding aminotransferase class V-fold PLP-dependent enzyme → MTPEDLGASIPALDDGVYLNTGASGPCPEPVIEATTDYVRYHEADAPTGEGAYPAAFDTFEETRERVADFLGARPAEIALTSSTADGISRIAASVDWRPGDVVVRTDLEHSAGVLPWWNLERRGVETRVLETEGGRVDRDAYAAAVQDARLVCFNSITWNYGTRLPVADLVDVAHDAGALVLVDAVQSPGQTRVNVREWDADFAAGAGHKWLLGPWGAGFLHVREEAIDDLRPAMVGYRSVEEPDADEPTLKPGAARLEVGTTNPAPYVGLRAAMDLIESVGLDAIESHVAGLAERLADGLGDRYLGPADPESGLVAFEVDDPEATVERLAAEGIVVRSLPHPDAVRASLHVFNTESDVEALLDAL, encoded by the coding sequence GTGACCCCAGAAGACCTCGGCGCGTCGATCCCCGCGCTCGACGACGGCGTCTACCTGAACACCGGGGCGTCCGGCCCCTGTCCCGAACCGGTCATCGAGGCGACGACCGACTACGTCCGGTACCACGAGGCCGACGCGCCGACCGGCGAGGGGGCGTATCCGGCCGCCTTCGACACCTTCGAGGAGACGCGCGAGCGCGTCGCCGACTTCCTCGGCGCGCGCCCCGCCGAGATCGCCCTCACGTCGAGCACCGCGGACGGCATCAGTCGGATCGCCGCGAGCGTCGACTGGCGGCCCGGCGACGTCGTCGTCCGCACCGACCTCGAACACTCCGCCGGCGTCCTCCCGTGGTGGAACCTCGAACGCCGCGGCGTGGAGACGCGCGTGCTCGAGACCGAGGGCGGGCGCGTCGATCGCGACGCCTACGCGGCGGCCGTCCAGGACGCCCGCCTCGTCTGCTTCAACTCCATCACGTGGAACTACGGGACGCGACTGCCCGTCGCCGACCTCGTGGACGTCGCTCACGACGCCGGCGCGCTGGTGCTCGTCGACGCCGTGCAGTCGCCCGGACAGACCCGCGTGAACGTGCGCGAGTGGGACGCCGACTTCGCGGCCGGGGCGGGACACAAGTGGCTGCTCGGGCCGTGGGGCGCGGGCTTCCTCCACGTCCGCGAGGAGGCGATCGACGACCTCCGGCCCGCGATGGTCGGGTACCGGAGCGTCGAGGAACCCGACGCCGACGAGCCGACGCTCAAGCCCGGCGCGGCGCGCCTGGAGGTCGGGACAACCAACCCCGCGCCCTACGTCGGCCTGCGGGCGGCGATGGACCTGATCGAGTCGGTCGGGCTCGACGCGATCGAGTCGCACGTCGCGGGGCTCGCGGAGCGGCTGGCCGACGGCCTCGGCGACCGGTACCTCGGCCCGGCAGACCCCGAGTCCGGGCTGGTTGCGTTCGAGGTCGACGACCCGGAGGCGACCGTCGAGCGCCTCGCGGCCGAGGGGATCGTCGTCCGGTCGCTCCCCCACCCCGACGCGGTCCGGGCGTCGCTGCACGTCTTCAACACCGAGTCCGACGTGGAGGCGCTGCTCGACGCCCTGTGA
- a CDS encoding DUF357 domain-containing protein — MAADLEEKTDRYERLLAEALDAATVAVPEGSPLADAAAEYREMARSYLDDGRHFRERGDLVNALASFSYGHGWLDAGARIGLFDVPDEGHLFTV; from the coding sequence ATGGCCGCCGACCTGGAGGAGAAGACGGACCGCTACGAGCGACTGCTGGCCGAGGCGCTCGACGCCGCGACCGTGGCCGTCCCCGAGGGATCGCCGCTGGCCGACGCCGCCGCGGAGTACCGCGAGATGGCGCGGTCCTACCTCGACGACGGCCGGCACTTCCGCGAGCGCGGCGACCTCGTGAACGCCCTCGCGTCCTTCTCGTACGGCCACGGGTGGCTGGACGCCGGCGCGCGGATCGGGCTGTTCGACGTGCCCGACGAGGGACACCTGTTCACCGTCTGA
- a CDS encoding 2,5-diamino-6-(ribosylamino)-4(3H)-pyrimidinone 5'-phosphate reductase — translation MHVLVNAATSADGKLSTRRREQVRISGDDDFARVDRLRAEADAVMVGVGTVLADDPSLVRFDRRHRERIGKSGVPARVVADSRARTPPDAEILRGDAPTYVLASEAAPADRREALVGAGAELVVAGEGRVDLDAALDALADDGVADLMVEGGGELIFSLVEAGLVDELSVFVGPLLIGGRDAPTLADGQGFVEDFPRLELDDVELLDGGAVLTWTVVG, via the coding sequence ATGCACGTCCTCGTCAACGCCGCGACGAGCGCGGACGGGAAGCTCTCGACTCGACGGCGCGAGCAGGTTCGCATCAGCGGCGACGACGACTTCGCCCGCGTCGACCGCCTGCGGGCGGAGGCCGACGCCGTGATGGTCGGCGTCGGGACCGTCCTCGCGGACGACCCCTCGCTCGTCCGGTTCGACCGCCGGCACCGCGAGCGGATCGGGAAGTCGGGCGTCCCCGCCCGCGTCGTCGCGGACTCGCGGGCGCGCACGCCCCCCGACGCGGAGATCCTGCGAGGCGACGCGCCGACCTACGTCCTCGCGAGCGAGGCCGCCCCCGCGGACCGCCGCGAGGCGCTCGTCGGGGCGGGGGCGGAACTCGTCGTCGCCGGGGAGGGGCGCGTGGACCTCGACGCCGCCCTCGACGCGCTCGCGGACGACGGCGTCGCCGACCTCATGGTCGAGGGGGGCGGCGAACTGATCTTCTCGCTGGTCGAGGCGGGCCTCGTGGACGAACTGTCGGTGTTCGTCGGCCCCCTCCTGATCGGCGGCCGGGACGCGCCGACGCTCGCCGACGGCCAGGGGTTCGTCGAGGACTTCCCACGCCTCGAACTCGACGACGTGGAACTCCTCGACGGCGGCGCGGTGCTCACCTGGACCGTCGTCGGATGA
- a CDS encoding NAD(P)/FAD-dependent oxidoreductase has protein sequence MTDAPHRRLVIAGSGIAGLSAAIYAARANNDPLVLEGREPGGQLTLTTDVANYPGFPEGISGPELVQNMRQQAERFGAEIEHGVVERVEREEEGGPFRVELTNGDVYTADAVIAASGASARTLGVPGEDLLMGYGVSTCATCDGAFFRGEDMLVVGGGDAAMEEANFLTKFADTVYVAHRREEFRAEDYWVDRTMEQVEEGNIELLLDTEVREIHGSQEEGVSHVTLVRNPEGHPSERLEDPDTEQFDLDVGAVFLAIGHTPNTDYLADTGVELDEEGYLFTKGGRGGDQTATAVPGLFGAGDVVDHHYQQAATAGGMGVMAALDADDYLDELDRAERAVEPAAAESDD, from the coding sequence ATGACAGACGCCCCCCATCGACGGCTCGTCATCGCCGGATCGGGCATCGCGGGCCTCAGCGCCGCCATCTACGCGGCGCGGGCGAACAACGATCCGCTCGTCCTCGAAGGGCGCGAGCCCGGCGGCCAGCTGACGCTCACGACGGACGTGGCCAACTACCCCGGCTTCCCCGAGGGGATCAGCGGCCCGGAACTCGTCCAGAACATGCGCCAGCAGGCCGAGCGCTTCGGCGCGGAGATCGAGCACGGCGTCGTCGAGCGCGTCGAGCGCGAGGAGGAGGGCGGTCCCTTCCGGGTCGAACTCACGAACGGCGACGTCTACACCGCGGACGCCGTCATCGCCGCCTCGGGTGCGAGCGCGCGCACGCTCGGCGTCCCCGGCGAGGATCTGCTGATGGGCTACGGCGTCTCCACGTGCGCGACCTGCGACGGGGCGTTCTTCCGCGGCGAGGACATGCTCGTCGTCGGCGGGGGCGACGCCGCCATGGAGGAGGCCAACTTCCTCACGAAGTTCGCCGACACGGTGTACGTCGCCCACCGCCGCGAGGAGTTCCGCGCGGAGGACTACTGGGTCGACCGCACGATGGAGCAGGTCGAGGAGGGGAATATCGAACTCCTGCTCGACACCGAGGTGCGGGAGATCCACGGGAGCCAGGAGGAGGGCGTCTCGCACGTCACCCTCGTCCGGAACCCCGAGGGCCACCCGTCGGAGAGGCTCGAGGACCCCGACACGGAGCAGTTCGACCTCGACGTGGGTGCCGTGTTCCTCGCCATCGGCCACACGCCCAACACCGACTACCTGGCCGACACCGGCGTCGAACTCGACGAGGAGGGCTACCTGTTCACGAAGGGCGGCCGCGGCGGCGACCAGACGGCCACCGCCGTCCCCGGGCTCTTCGGCGCGGGCGACGTGGTGGACCACCACTACCAGCAGGCGGCGACGGCCGGCGGCATGGGCGTGATGGCGGCGCTCGACGCCGACGACTACCTCGACGAACTCGACCGGGCCGAGCGCGCAGTCGAACCCGCGGCGGCCGAATCGGACGACTAG
- a CDS encoding UDP-N-acetyl glucosamine 2-epimerase, with protein MTGDISVYGDRLARQMEAGEFVLAVVTATKPDFYKQAPLVAAARDHGVPCFVLHTGQHYDDVLGHGLVEYDLEDRIAVDLGVRGGLSQKTAELMTKIERFADCLNADYPDTEVLPIVHGDTLAAGIVPQAWLFATNRLVAHNEAGLRSMAPDFGNYRDPAAFIRSQWEGEWSLNRTEPFPEQYDTFVGSAGALYHFAPTDLNREHLAREGYPVAVHGDERIPVVGNSVVDAIEMKSGVDSNESVFDVYPDLERRDDWIRVDIHRRANLLPDRFRAIVDCVIRLVESGYGVNFVELNATRTALESYGLRDRLLRLADERENLLFTELWKKHAHVYEFFRSGRCFAALTDSGSMQEELNHIPETYCLTARYNTDRPETVFEANTNLLVPPTDGEAMFELIEHVFESDDVRHRLREGPTLYGENVADQIVSFLDERWESRPFEWAHERLGFRGSEQDFEYL; from the coding sequence ATGACGGGAGACATTTCTGTGTACGGCGATCGTTTAGCTCGGCAGATGGAGGCGGGCGAGTTCGTCCTCGCCGTCGTCACGGCGACGAAGCCGGACTTCTATAAGCAGGCTCCACTTGTCGCTGCCGCACGCGATCACGGTGTCCCGTGCTTCGTCCTCCACACGGGACAGCACTACGACGACGTCCTCGGCCACGGGTTAGTTGAGTACGACCTCGAAGATCGTATCGCCGTCGATCTCGGCGTACGAGGCGGTCTTTCGCAAAAGACAGCCGAACTGATGACGAAAATCGAGCGCTTCGCCGACTGTCTCAACGCCGACTATCCGGACACAGAGGTCCTCCCTATCGTTCACGGAGACACCCTCGCGGCGGGTATAGTCCCCCAGGCGTGGCTGTTCGCGACGAACCGACTCGTCGCGCACAACGAGGCCGGACTCAGGAGTATGGCCCCTGATTTCGGAAACTATCGCGACCCCGCTGCCTTCATCCGCAGCCAGTGGGAAGGTGAATGGTCGCTCAACCGTACTGAACCGTTTCCCGAACAGTACGACACCTTTGTCGGATCAGCGGGGGCATTGTATCACTTCGCCCCGACGGACCTCAACCGAGAGCATCTCGCCCGTGAGGGATATCCGGTCGCGGTTCACGGCGACGAACGTATCCCAGTAGTCGGTAACTCCGTCGTCGACGCGATCGAGATGAAGAGCGGTGTAGATTCGAACGAATCGGTCTTCGACGTGTATCCCGACCTGGAGCGCCGCGACGATTGGATCCGCGTCGATATACACCGTCGCGCGAACCTCCTCCCGGATCGCTTTCGGGCCATCGTCGACTGCGTGATCCGATTGGTCGAATCGGGATACGGCGTCAACTTCGTCGAACTCAACGCAACCCGGACGGCGCTCGAGAGCTACGGTCTCCGGGACCGGCTCCTCCGGCTCGCAGACGAACGGGAGAACCTTCTCTTCACTGAACTATGGAAGAAGCACGCTCACGTATACGAGTTTTTCCGATCGGGCCGATGTTTCGCTGCACTGACTGACTCTGGGAGCATGCAGGAGGAGTTGAACCATATCCCCGAGACGTATTGCCTCACCGCACGGTACAATACGGATCGACCGGAGACGGTATTCGAGGCTAACACGAATCTCCTCGTCCCGCCGACAGACGGCGAGGCGATGTTCGAACTGATCGAGCACGTCTTTGAATCGGACGACGTGCGCCACCGACTTCGAGAGGGGCCGACGCTCTACGGCGAGAACGTCGCCGATCAGATCGTCTCGTTTCTCGATGAACGCTGGGAGTCGCGTCCATTCGAGTGGGCGCACGAACGCCTCGGTTTCCGTGGTAGCGAACAGGATTTCGAGTACCTCTGA